A genomic segment from Streptomyces sp. NBC_01233 encodes:
- a CDS encoding SgcJ/EcaC family oxidoreductase, whose protein sequence is MYEEHLTRCGTVILSHRTFEEFLASAQSAYETCTPGKPPSCFAILVGEIVEGEAFVHRVEFGRNVRSTDPAALDEFSATIVPNFGVAYDNEHRGFWCNSSDLLRIYRKADADGLEIIGSIHMHPDWHRIGPDGERGLTISAAPTPMDVYMFRNTTWPVNLICYLECVNQVVRYSLGAWRSTGDATCEPLAIQFTLDDKRASEADDDKAIRDIFADMMIAWSKGDGKDFTRAFAADADFTSVRCDHIDGSREIAAAHTRLFQSIYSGTRLTATVERVTYPRPDIAIVHVDTQLARTDGTPAEGVGGNPGNSMHAQSVLERRGGSWEIISFMNMVPMRPLAG, encoded by the coding sequence ATGTATGAGGAACATTTGACCCGTTGCGGGACGGTCATCCTGAGTCATCGCACATTCGAAGAGTTCCTCGCATCCGCTCAGAGTGCGTACGAGACGTGTACGCCCGGCAAGCCACCCTCCTGTTTCGCGATCCTGGTCGGCGAGATCGTTGAGGGTGAGGCTTTTGTCCACAGAGTCGAGTTCGGGCGCAATGTGCGGTCCACGGACCCAGCTGCGCTGGACGAGTTCAGTGCGACAATCGTGCCGAATTTCGGGGTCGCCTACGACAACGAGCACCGTGGGTTCTGGTGCAACTCCAGCGACCTCCTGCGCATCTATCGAAAAGCTGATGCGGATGGCCTGGAGATCATCGGGTCCATACACATGCACCCGGACTGGCACCGGATTGGGCCAGACGGCGAGCGAGGGCTCACGATCAGTGCGGCACCCACGCCGATGGACGTCTACATGTTCCGCAACACCACATGGCCGGTCAACCTGATCTGCTACCTGGAGTGCGTGAACCAAGTCGTGCGTTACAGCCTCGGGGCGTGGAGGTCTACCGGTGACGCAACCTGTGAGCCGCTGGCGATTCAGTTCACGCTTGACGACAAGCGAGCGTCCGAGGCGGATGACGACAAGGCGATCCGCGACATATTCGCGGACATGATGATCGCATGGTCCAAGGGTGACGGCAAAGATTTCACCCGTGCTTTTGCGGCAGATGCCGACTTCACATCCGTGCGCTGCGACCACATCGACGGCAGTCGTGAGATCGCAGCCGCGCACACTCGGCTGTTCCAGTCCATCTACTCCGGCACACGCCTCACGGCCACCGTGGAACGTGTGACGTATCCAAGACCGGATATAGCCATAGTTCACGTGGACACGCAGCTGGCGCGCACGGACGGCACTCCCGCTGAAGGCGTCGGAGGCAACCCGGGCAATTCCATGCACGCCCAGTCCGTCCTCGAACGCCGAGGTGGATCGTGGGAGATCATCTCATTCATGAACATGGTCCCGATGCGACCGCTTGCCGGTTAG
- a CDS encoding IS1182 family transposase, protein MWMSLRSSGLPPVPERTARVARAAFPKGSLPIRVRDRLGEVFADEPFVEAFGVRGAPGLSPGVLSLVTVLQFAENLTDRQAAVMAVRAIDWKYALGVELEDPGFDFSVLSKFRARLVEHDMERVVFEKLLEHCREAGLVAAGGKQRTDATHVISAVRDLNRLELAGESVRAALEALAAAAPSWLASVVDVPELAHRYGQRIEGWTLPASKTKRERLALVFGQDALALCRAVWAPGAPGWLREIEPVALLRQVLVQTYVISTDTRGREVVRKREADTDGVPPGHLRLASPYDADARWAAKGEDLFWLGYKVHLTETCDTPAEAEAEAEAGAVGRQEPVRAVNLITDVLTTVATVPDVKATATVQAALTARGLKPAEHYLDSGYPSADLITQAAGQGIIMVTPVLLDHSPQAKAAAGYDKNAFGIDWKTRQATCPEGRTSTGWHPVKQHGRDAIVVEFARSDCRECPVLKLCTRSRRGNRMLTLYPEHLHAALTTARAEQKSRTWKDKYALRSGIEGTINQALDLTGLRRARYRGLPKVRLQHTFSATAINIVRLDAHWTTTDTPPRTGRLARLGYQLTA, encoded by the coding sequence ATGTGGATGTCGCTGCGGTCGAGCGGGTTGCCGCCAGTGCCGGAACGGACGGCGCGGGTGGCCCGGGCCGCTTTCCCGAAGGGGAGTCTGCCGATACGGGTGCGGGATCGGCTCGGTGAGGTGTTCGCGGACGAGCCGTTCGTCGAGGCGTTCGGGGTTCGTGGGGCCCCGGGATTGTCGCCGGGGGTGTTGTCGCTGGTCACGGTCTTGCAGTTCGCGGAGAACCTGACCGACCGGCAGGCCGCGGTGATGGCGGTGCGGGCGATCGACTGGAAGTACGCGCTCGGGGTGGAGCTGGAGGATCCGGGGTTCGACTTCAGCGTGCTGTCGAAGTTCCGGGCCCGGCTGGTCGAGCATGACATGGAGCGGGTGGTCTTCGAGAAGTTGCTGGAGCACTGCCGGGAGGCGGGGCTGGTGGCGGCGGGCGGGAAGCAGCGCACGGACGCGACCCATGTGATCAGCGCGGTGCGGGACCTGAACCGGCTGGAGCTGGCCGGGGAGAGCGTGCGGGCCGCGCTGGAAGCCCTCGCGGCGGCCGCGCCGTCCTGGCTGGCCAGCGTGGTAGACGTGCCCGAACTCGCCCACCGCTACGGGCAGCGGATTGAGGGCTGGACGCTTCCGGCCTCGAAGACGAAGCGGGAGCGGCTCGCGCTGGTCTTCGGGCAGGATGCGCTGGCCCTGTGCCGGGCGGTCTGGGCACCGGGGGCGCCCGGGTGGCTGCGGGAGATCGAGCCGGTCGCCCTGCTGCGGCAGGTCCTGGTCCAGACGTACGTGATCAGCACCGATACGCGCGGGCGGGAGGTGGTCAGGAAGCGGGAGGCCGACACGGACGGCGTTCCGCCCGGTCATCTCCGCCTCGCCTCGCCCTATGACGCCGACGCGCGCTGGGCGGCCAAGGGCGAGGATCTGTTCTGGCTGGGCTACAAGGTCCACCTCACCGAGACCTGCGACACTCCCGCCGAAGCCGAAGCCGAAGCCGAAGCCGGGGCGGTGGGGAGGCAGGAGCCGGTCCGGGCGGTGAACCTGATCACGGATGTGCTGACCACGGTGGCCACCGTCCCGGACGTGAAGGCGACCGCCACCGTCCAGGCCGCGCTCACCGCCCGCGGCCTGAAGCCGGCCGAGCACTACCTCGACTCCGGTTACCCCTCGGCCGACCTGATCACCCAGGCCGCAGGGCAGGGCATCATCATGGTCACCCCCGTGCTCCTGGACCACTCGCCCCAGGCCAAGGCGGCCGCCGGCTATGACAAGAACGCCTTCGGCATCGACTGGAAGACACGCCAGGCCACCTGCCCCGAAGGCCGCACCAGCACCGGGTGGCACCCGGTGAAACAGCACGGACGCGACGCCATCGTCGTCGAGTTCGCCCGCTCCGACTGCCGCGAGTGCCCCGTCTTGAAGCTGTGCACCCGGTCCCGGCGCGGCAACCGGATGCTCACCCTCTACCCCGAACACCTCCACGCTGCCCTGACCACGGCCCGCGCCGAGCAGAAGTCCCGGACCTGGAAGGACAAGTACGCCCTGCGCTCGGGCATCGAGGGAACCATCAACCAGGCCCTCGACCTCACTGGCCTGCGCAGGGCCCGCTACCGCGGCCTCCCGAAGGTCCGCCTCCAACACACGTTCTCCGCCACCGCGATCAACATCGTCCGCCTCGACGCCCACTGGACCACCACGGACACCCCACCCCGAACCGGCCGCCTCGCTCGCCTCGGCTACCAGCTCACAGCCTGA
- a CDS encoding ISAs1 family transposase gives MPASLDQLATASSLSVEECPGLLTCLATVTDPRDPRGRLHPLVGVLAICAAAVLTGATSLLAISEWAADASQSVLARLGARCDPFTGQHHAPGEATIRRVLAQVDGDVLDRAVGSWLSARCPQPSERLLRAIAVDGKSLRGAARAHDRKIHLLAAVDHATSAVLGQVDVETKTNEITCYQPLLDAIDLTGAVVTSDAMHTQREHAEYLGGRGAHYIVIVKGNQKKLRKQMKSLPWKQIPLQNRTVGTGHGRSEIRRIKVCTVAGLLFPGAAQAIELKRRRVNRKTGKVSTKTVYAVTSLTAEQANPAQLASLIRGHWSVEALHHVRDTTFAEDASQLRTGNAPRAMATWRNLAIGALRLAGLRSIATALRGNARDATRPLRILAIP, from the coding sequence ATGCCCGCCTCGCTTGACCAACTCGCCACCGCATCGTCTCTGTCGGTTGAGGAGTGCCCGGGCCTGTTGACCTGCCTTGCGACGGTGACGGACCCCCGTGACCCACGGGGCCGGCTTCACCCCCTGGTCGGCGTGCTCGCCATCTGCGCCGCTGCGGTCCTGACCGGCGCGACCTCTCTGCTGGCGATCAGTGAGTGGGCGGCTGACGCCTCGCAGTCGGTCCTGGCCCGGCTCGGTGCCCGCTGCGACCCCTTCACCGGCCAACACCACGCCCCTGGTGAGGCCACCATCCGCCGGGTACTCGCCCAGGTCGACGGTGACGTACTCGACCGAGCCGTCGGCAGCTGGCTGTCCGCCCGATGCCCGCAACCCAGCGAGCGGTTGCTGCGGGCGATCGCGGTGGACGGCAAATCCCTGCGCGGCGCCGCCCGCGCGCACGACCGGAAGATCCACCTGCTGGCGGCCGTCGACCACGCCACTTCCGCCGTCCTGGGCCAGGTCGACGTTGAGACAAAGACGAATGAAATCACCTGCTACCAGCCACTACTGGATGCCATCGACCTGACCGGAGCGGTCGTGACCAGCGACGCGATGCATACCCAACGCGAGCACGCCGAGTACCTGGGAGGCCGGGGCGCCCACTACATCGTCATCGTCAAGGGAAACCAGAAGAAGCTCCGCAAGCAGATGAAGTCCCTTCCCTGGAAGCAGATCCCACTCCAGAACCGCACCGTCGGGACCGGCCACGGCCGCAGCGAGATCCGCCGGATCAAGGTCTGCACTGTCGCCGGCCTGCTCTTCCCCGGCGCCGCCCAGGCCATCGAACTCAAGCGGCGCCGAGTCAACCGCAAGACCGGCAAGGTCAGCACCAAGACCGTGTACGCGGTCACCAGCCTGACCGCCGAGCAGGCCAATCCGGCCCAGCTCGCGTCCTTGATCCGCGGCCACTGGTCGGTAGAGGCGCTCCATCACGTGAGGGACACGACCTTTGCCGAGGACGCCTCACAGCTGCGGACCGGCAACGCGCCCCGCGCCATGGCCACCTGGCGCAACCTCGCCATCGGAGCCCTTCGCCTGGCCGGTCTCCGCAGCATCGCCACAGCTCTCAGAGGAAACGCCCGCGACGCCACCCGGCCCCTGCGAATCCTGGCCATTCCGTGA
- the car gene encoding carboxylic acid reductase: MKIDGLDGPLERRVAELYADDVQFRNAEPLEPVTVAQRQPGMAFTKILATAMAGYADRPALGERATEVVVDPATGRCSLRLLPRFETTSYGELWDRVGAVTREWHHNSLRVGEFVCILGFTSCDFTTIDLACVRAGAISVALQSSAPAAQLKPIIAETEPRILASSIELLDTALDAAAESTSLRRLLVFDYCGEIDDQREKLEAARRRLTESGSPIVLDLLTDVIERGSLLPPAPDFEATPDDDRLATLLYTSGSTGTPKGAMFTHKLIRTLWTEFWPYARGLPIIGINYLPMTHAVGRALLMETLICGGTGYFTAKSDLSTLLEDVALVRPTELLLVPRVCDVLLQLYQSELHRRVRQDRAVAEAEAKAELRDRVLGGRIVRAASASAPLSAETAEFVQSCLGVPLRDGYGSTETGRIMYDRRISRPPVLDYKLVDVPELGYFRTDTPYPRGELLVRSETLIPGYYKRPELTAKLFDEDGYYRTGDIMAETRPNELLYVDRRNNVLKLAHGKFVAVSRLEMLFAGSPLIQQIFIHCSSERSYPLAVVVATPEAVERAATTGEDLKSSISRSLRQIARDADLNSYESPRDFLVETTPFSTENRLLSELRKPLRPRLLAHYGARLERMYHELAEQEARELHELRLAGRRGPVFDTVVRTAQALLGHPASPEGRFTELGGDSLSALVFSRLLGETFGIEVPVGVVINPANDFQRLANHIESALESGAKPRTFTTVHGAGRSQARASDLTLEKLIDAKTLTDAATLPRPSGPAHTVLMTGATGYLGRFLCLEWLARMEVTGGKVLCLVRGGSADQARKRLEDVFDSGDPELIRRFRRLAADRLEVLAGDIAEPALGLDGPTWQRLADTVDMIVHPAALVNHVLPYDQLFGSNVVGTAELIRLAITRRLKPFTYLSTFAVVSSQSSTADEDADIRVSSPVRQLDQSYANGYTTSKWAGEVLLREAHEKCGLPVVTFRPSMILAHTRYAGQLNVPDMFTRLLISVLATGTAPRSFYRSGGAHYDGLPVDFVAEAVATLGEQTAKGYQTFNALNPHDDGISLDVFVDWLIEADCPIERIDDYEKWLTRLETTILALPQKQGRRSLLPLLHVFAEPGEAVRGCGLPADRFRAAVRAAGIGTDREIPNLSISLIRKYVADLRLLNLI; the protein is encoded by the coding sequence ATGAAGATCGACGGCCTTGACGGCCCGCTGGAGCGCCGTGTCGCAGAGCTGTACGCCGATGACGTCCAGTTCCGGAATGCCGAACCGCTCGAGCCGGTCACCGTGGCACAGCGGCAGCCCGGGATGGCGTTCACGAAGATCCTGGCCACGGCCATGGCGGGCTACGCGGACAGGCCGGCGCTGGGGGAACGCGCCACGGAAGTGGTCGTCGACCCGGCAACCGGGCGCTGCTCGCTGCGTCTGCTCCCGAGGTTCGAGACGACCAGCTACGGCGAGCTGTGGGATCGAGTCGGCGCGGTCACCCGCGAGTGGCACCATAACTCTTTGCGTGTGGGGGAGTTCGTCTGCATCCTGGGCTTCACCAGCTGCGACTTCACGACGATCGACCTGGCTTGTGTCCGGGCCGGAGCGATCTCTGTCGCGTTGCAGTCCAGCGCGCCGGCCGCCCAGCTGAAACCGATCATCGCGGAGACCGAACCGCGCATCCTCGCGTCCAGCATCGAACTGCTGGACACCGCCCTCGACGCGGCGGCGGAGAGCACCTCGCTGCGTCGGCTCCTCGTCTTCGACTACTGCGGAGAGATCGACGACCAGCGGGAGAAACTCGAGGCGGCACGCCGTCGCCTGACGGAGTCGGGCAGCCCGATCGTCCTCGACTTGCTGACCGACGTGATCGAGCGCGGATCGCTCCTGCCGCCCGCTCCCGACTTCGAGGCCACGCCGGACGACGACCGGCTGGCGACCCTGCTCTACACCTCCGGCAGCACCGGCACCCCCAAGGGGGCCATGTTCACCCACAAGCTGATCAGGACACTGTGGACGGAATTCTGGCCGTATGCGCGAGGCCTACCCATCATCGGGATCAACTATCTGCCGATGACTCACGCGGTGGGCCGCGCGCTGCTGATGGAAACCCTGATCTGCGGCGGCACCGGCTACTTCACGGCGAAGAGCGACCTTTCGACGCTCCTCGAGGACGTTGCGCTGGTCCGCCCGACAGAGTTGCTGCTGGTTCCGCGCGTCTGCGACGTCCTTCTGCAGCTGTACCAGAGCGAACTCCACCGCCGAGTCCGTCAGGACCGGGCCGTGGCCGAGGCGGAGGCGAAGGCCGAGCTGCGGGACAGGGTCCTCGGTGGCCGCATCGTACGGGCGGCGAGTGCGTCCGCACCGCTGTCCGCAGAGACGGCGGAGTTCGTCCAGTCATGCCTGGGGGTTCCGCTGCGCGACGGCTACGGTTCGACGGAGACCGGCCGGATAATGTACGACCGGCGGATTTCGCGGCCACCGGTGCTCGACTACAAGCTCGTCGACGTCCCCGAGCTCGGCTACTTCCGCACGGACACCCCATATCCACGGGGAGAGCTGCTAGTCAGGTCCGAAACCCTGATTCCGGGGTATTACAAGCGGCCGGAGCTCACGGCGAAGCTCTTCGATGAGGACGGTTACTACCGGACCGGCGACATCATGGCCGAGACCAGACCGAACGAACTGCTCTACGTCGATCGCCGCAACAACGTCCTGAAGCTGGCGCACGGCAAGTTCGTTGCCGTCTCGCGGCTGGAGATGCTCTTCGCCGGAAGCCCGTTGATCCAGCAGATCTTCATCCATTGCAGCAGCGAACGGTCGTACCCGCTCGCGGTGGTCGTCGCGACCCCGGAGGCGGTCGAGCGCGCGGCCACCACCGGCGAGGACCTCAAGTCGTCGATCAGTCGGTCGCTGCGGCAGATTGCGCGGGACGCTGACTTGAACTCCTATGAGAGTCCACGCGACTTCCTGGTCGAGACCACACCTTTCAGCACGGAGAACCGCCTGCTTTCCGAACTCCGCAAGCCGCTTCGCCCCAGGCTCTTGGCCCACTACGGCGCGCGGCTGGAGCGGATGTACCACGAGTTGGCCGAACAGGAAGCGCGCGAGCTGCACGAGCTGCGGCTTGCCGGTCGTCGGGGGCCGGTCTTCGATACTGTCGTGCGGACGGCGCAGGCACTGCTAGGTCATCCGGCCTCCCCCGAGGGGCGTTTCACTGAGCTGGGAGGCGATTCGCTGTCCGCACTGGTCTTTTCCCGGCTGCTCGGGGAGACCTTCGGCATCGAGGTGCCGGTTGGCGTCGTCATCAATCCCGCCAACGACTTCCAGCGGCTGGCGAACCACATAGAGAGCGCACTGGAGTCCGGGGCGAAGCCGCGCACGTTCACGACCGTCCACGGTGCTGGTCGTTCGCAGGCCCGCGCCAGTGACCTCACGCTGGAGAAGCTGATCGACGCGAAGACGCTCACCGATGCCGCGACGCTGCCGCGCCCGAGCGGTCCCGCACACACCGTTCTCATGACCGGCGCGACCGGATATCTCGGCCGGTTCTTGTGTCTGGAGTGGCTGGCCCGGATGGAGGTGACCGGGGGCAAGGTGCTCTGTCTGGTCCGGGGCGGATCTGCGGACCAGGCGCGAAAGCGACTCGAGGACGTGTTCGACAGCGGTGATCCGGAGCTGATCCGGCGCTTCCGGCGCCTGGCCGCAGACCGTCTGGAGGTTCTCGCCGGGGACATCGCGGAGCCTGCCCTTGGGCTTGACGGCCCGACCTGGCAGCGCCTGGCCGACACCGTCGACATGATCGTCCACCCGGCGGCCCTGGTCAACCACGTCCTGCCGTACGACCAGCTGTTCGGATCCAACGTTGTTGGCACTGCCGAGTTGATCCGGCTGGCGATCACGCGGCGCCTCAAGCCGTTCACGTACCTCTCGACCTTCGCCGTAGTCTCCTCGCAGTCCTCGACCGCCGACGAGGACGCAGACATCCGCGTGTCCAGCCCGGTCCGGCAGCTCGACCAGAGTTACGCCAACGGCTACACGACGAGTAAGTGGGCCGGCGAGGTTCTCCTGCGCGAAGCTCACGAGAAGTGTGGACTGCCCGTGGTCACCTTCAGGCCCAGCATGATCCTCGCTCACACTCGGTACGCCGGGCAGCTGAACGTGCCCGACATGTTCACCCGACTGCTGATCAGCGTCCTCGCTACTGGCACCGCCCCGCGTTCGTTCTACCGATCCGGCGGTGCCCACTATGACGGGCTCCCGGTGGACTTCGTCGCGGAAGCCGTTGCCACGCTGGGCGAGCAGACTGCGAAGGGGTACCAGACGTTCAACGCCCTCAACCCTCACGACGACGGCATCTCGCTGGATGTCTTCGTCGACTGGCTGATCGAGGCGGATTGCCCTATCGAACGGATCGACGACTATGAGAAGTGGTTGACGCGCCTGGAAACCACGATCCTCGCGCTGCCGCAGAAGCAAGGACGTCGTTCGTTGCTGCCGCTGCTGCACGTGTTCGCCGAGCCCGGTGAGGCCGTCCGCGGGTGCGGTCTTCCCGCCGACCGGTTCCGTGCTGCGGTGAGGGCGGCCGGGATCGGTACCGACAGGGAGATTCCCAACCTCTCGATTTCTCTCATCCGCAAGTACGTCGCCGATCTACGCCTGCTGAACCTGATTTGA
- a CDS encoding hotdog fold thioesterase, whose protein sequence is MNQPQHEADPQPHPKLDQLAVRMGIRITEPNRDRLVGTMPVVGNQQASGRLHGGASAVLAETLGSVAAARHAADQDRVALGLELSCSHHRGVFEGLVTAVVTPLHLGRTLSTFEIVITDERGARICTARLSCALRAKGGEG, encoded by the coding sequence ATGAACCAACCCCAACACGAGGCCGACCCGCAGCCCCATCCGAAGCTCGACCAGCTGGCGGTCCGGATGGGCATCCGGATCACCGAGCCGAACCGGGACCGCCTGGTGGGAACCATGCCGGTCGTCGGCAACCAGCAGGCGTCGGGACGGCTGCACGGCGGCGCCAGCGCGGTACTCGCCGAGACGCTCGGCTCGGTCGCCGCAGCCAGACACGCGGCGGACCAAGACCGCGTCGCCCTGGGCCTCGAGCTGTCCTGCTCGCACCACCGCGGCGTGTTCGAGGGTTTGGTCACCGCCGTAGTGACACCTCTACACCTGGGTCGCACGTTGTCAACCTTCGAGATCGTGATCACCGACGAACGGGGTGCCCGTATCTGCACCGCCCGACTGAGCTGCGCGTTGCGCGCCAAGGGCGGAGAAGGGTGA
- a CDS encoding cytochrome P450 family protein, protein MADPYGMLAEIREATPAFAIENNGYRMWAITRYHDVRKVLADPTVLRDLVENRHAINSHCIVRQVPRAHLPHGSRRSFFDRDGENHHRLRSLVGNVFTPVRLAQLQPRVERLANELADTLPVGEPVDLAAAFARPIAGTIICELLGIPPNEQNMLAASESEMITSPIISEIEKAVGELHVFATNLATAKRERPGDDLSTRLLHLHEDAKMTEDELISTYILLMVGGMEPSSAIGNGAFALLTNPGELAKVLTDPELFTDCVDEIVRYESPFRFVPPRYTTAAVELDGVTIPAGELLLISLAAANRDPARFGEPDVFDIERNTTGHLGFGHGVHRCLGSELGKIEAATALRTLFQRFPGTRLIDPPEQARWRPGKFMRRLDALPVVLQ, encoded by the coding sequence ATGGCCGACCCGTACGGCATGCTGGCCGAGATACGGGAGGCCACGCCGGCGTTCGCGATCGAGAACAACGGGTACCGGATGTGGGCAATCACTCGGTACCACGACGTCCGCAAGGTCCTGGCCGATCCCACGGTCCTGCGGGACCTCGTCGAGAACCGGCACGCGATCAACTCGCACTGCATCGTCCGCCAAGTACCGAGAGCGCATCTCCCGCATGGGTCCCGCCGCAGCTTCTTCGACCGCGACGGTGAGAACCATCACAGGCTGCGCAGCCTGGTCGGCAACGTGTTCACCCCGGTCAGACTGGCCCAGCTGCAGCCCAGGGTCGAGAGACTGGCCAATGAGCTCGCGGACACACTGCCGGTCGGTGAGCCGGTCGACCTCGCCGCGGCGTTCGCCCGTCCCATCGCGGGCACGATCATCTGCGAGCTGCTCGGTATCCCGCCCAACGAGCAGAACATGCTGGCCGCAAGCGAAAGCGAGATGATCACTTCGCCGATCATCAGCGAGATCGAGAAGGCGGTTGGGGAATTACACGTCTTCGCTACGAACCTCGCGACGGCCAAGCGCGAACGGCCGGGTGACGACCTGAGTACCCGGCTGCTGCATCTTCACGAAGACGCGAAGATGACCGAGGACGAGCTGATCTCGACCTACATCCTGCTGATGGTCGGCGGGATGGAACCGTCCAGCGCGATTGGAAATGGCGCGTTCGCCCTGCTGACGAATCCCGGCGAGCTGGCGAAGGTGCTTACCGATCCCGAGCTCTTCACCGACTGCGTTGACGAAATCGTGCGGTACGAGTCGCCGTTCCGGTTCGTCCCACCGCGCTACACCACGGCCGCGGTGGAGCTCGACGGCGTGACGATTCCGGCTGGCGAACTGCTGCTCATCTCCCTGGCCGCGGCCAACCGCGACCCGGCGCGGTTCGGCGAGCCGGACGTCTTCGACATCGAACGAAACACGACCGGACACCTGGGCTTCGGACACGGTGTCCACCGCTGCCTGGGTTCCGAACTCGGCAAGATCGAAGCAGCAACGGCGTTGCGGACGCTTTTCCAGCGGTTCCCCGGCACGCGGCTGATCGATCCGCCCGAGCAGGCGCGCTGGCGGCCGGGAAAGTTCATGCGCCGACTGGACGCGCTTCCGGTCGTCCTGCAGTGA
- a CDS encoding cytochrome P450, producing the protein MADSPLNYPFNDCRSLAVSEKYDQLRGSRMLPRVRLPFGKPAWLVIDYEQARFVLGDPRFSRAAANGRDIPRQSDSPNDAGLLAIDPPDHTRLRSLISKAFSMRRIEGLRPRVRALAEKLIDDMKADGGPADLVEQFALPLTLGVISDLLGIPEEDRGRFRAWSDAHLSTSVLPAPEMAARSRELHAYVAGLTAARRADPADDLLTDLLTARDRDERLSEDELVQVAITLLFAGYEATSTQIPNFVHFLLGRPNLWDELATRPERIPAAVEELLRFVPLMAGAGTMPRYALADTVVGETVVAEGEPVIVSLGASNRDSTLFEAPGEFSLDRGRNRHLAFGHGPHHCVGMSLARVELQESLAAVLRLLPGLRLAGEITWKNQVMRGPCTMPVRW; encoded by the coding sequence ATGGCCGACTCCCCGCTGAACTACCCTTTCAACGACTGCCGATCCCTTGCCGTGTCGGAGAAGTACGACCAGCTGCGCGGCTCGCGGATGCTGCCCAGGGTGCGGCTTCCGTTCGGCAAGCCCGCCTGGCTGGTCATTGACTACGAGCAGGCGCGGTTCGTCCTTGGCGATCCACGCTTCAGCCGGGCCGCCGCGAACGGGCGGGACATCCCACGCCAGTCGGACTCGCCCAACGACGCGGGTCTGCTCGCGATCGATCCGCCGGACCACACCCGGCTACGCTCCTTGATCTCCAAGGCGTTCAGCATGCGCCGAATCGAGGGGCTGCGGCCGCGGGTTCGCGCACTCGCCGAGAAGCTCATCGACGACATGAAGGCCGACGGCGGGCCAGCGGACTTGGTCGAGCAGTTCGCTCTGCCGCTCACCCTGGGCGTCATCTCCGACCTGCTCGGAATTCCGGAGGAGGATCGCGGGCGGTTCCGTGCCTGGAGTGACGCGCACTTGTCGACCAGCGTGCTGCCCGCACCGGAGATGGCCGCGCGCTCCCGGGAGCTGCATGCCTACGTTGCGGGCCTGACGGCCGCCCGGCGTGCCGATCCGGCCGACGACCTCCTGACCGACCTCCTCACGGCGCGGGACCGGGACGAACGGCTGTCCGAAGATGAACTGGTGCAGGTGGCGATCACGCTCCTGTTCGCCGGCTACGAAGCCACCTCCACCCAGATCCCCAACTTCGTTCACTTCCTCCTGGGACGACCGAACCTGTGGGATGAGCTGGCCACCCGGCCGGAGAGGATTCCGGCTGCGGTGGAGGAACTGCTCAGGTTCGTACCGCTGATGGCCGGTGCCGGAACGATGCCGCGGTACGCGCTGGCGGACACAGTGGTCGGCGAGACCGTCGTCGCCGAGGGCGAGCCCGTGATCGTGTCGTTGGGCGCGAGCAACAGGGACAGCACGTTGTTCGAAGCCCCGGGCGAGTTCTCCCTCGACCGGGGACGCAACCGCCATCTGGCCTTCGGACACGGCCCGCACCACTGCGTGGGGATGTCGCTCGCTCGCGTCGAACTGCAGGAATCCCTCGCCGCCGTCCTGCGCTTGCTTCCCGGCCTCCGGCTGGCCGGGGAGATCACCTGGAAGAACCAGGTGATGCGTGGACCCTGCACGATGCCGGTCCGCTGGTGA